A genomic window from Cutibacterium acnes includes:
- a CDS encoding GntR family transcriptional regulator, giving the protein MKYVTVRDYLVELIDTRLSVGDVVPSERELAERFGISRMTVRQAVDSLVSSGMLERRRGSGTYVRAPKVHVQSRISSFSEEMRQRGMIPDTRVLRDEEISAAPDVAVWLGIEPGEPVHYIYRVRLADGVPMAVERTWIAARVMPDLLTDGVPASIYGAMAAAGLVPTWGEDAIEAVSGDALVCEHLQIPVGSAVLAINRRTYADDTAISYSRSWYRGDRYKLWVPISGPHRTLYPPRGGSR; this is encoded by the coding sequence ATGAAGTACGTGACCGTGCGGGATTACCTTGTCGAGCTCATCGACACCCGCTTATCGGTCGGGGATGTCGTGCCTAGTGAGCGGGAGCTTGCTGAGCGGTTCGGTATCTCGCGCATGACGGTCCGCCAGGCGGTTGATTCGCTGGTGAGTAGCGGAATGCTGGAGCGTCGTCGCGGCAGCGGTACCTATGTCAGAGCTCCCAAAGTGCATGTGCAGTCGCGCATCTCGTCTTTTAGTGAGGAGATGCGTCAGCGCGGCATGATCCCAGACACCCGAGTGCTGCGCGATGAGGAGATCTCCGCCGCTCCTGACGTGGCTGTGTGGCTAGGGATTGAGCCGGGGGAGCCAGTCCATTACATCTACCGCGTGCGGCTAGCTGACGGTGTTCCGATGGCCGTCGAAAGGACCTGGATCGCTGCCCGAGTGATGCCAGATCTGTTGACCGATGGCGTTCCGGCGAGTATTTATGGGGCGATGGCGGCAGCTGGGCTAGTTCCTACGTGGGGCGAGGATGCGATCGAGGCTGTCAGCGGTGACGCGCTGGTCTGCGAGCACCTGCAGATCCCCGTCGGGTCGGCTGTATTGGCTATCAACCGTCGTACCTACGCCGACGATACCGCGATCTCTTATTCCCGATCTTGGTACCGAGGGGATCGTTACAAACTATGGGTTCCGATCTCTGGTCCACACAGAACCCTGTATCCACCTCGAGGAGGTTCACGATGA
- a CDS encoding glucose PTS transporter subunit EIIB: MKRVEHILAALGGVDNVVSIEPCVTRLRCQVRRCEQVDEQALRRAGAHGVTVQGHSVQVIVGPDADLLASDLEDLWEEDRES, encoded by the coding sequence ATGAAGCGTGTCGAGCACATCTTGGCGGCCTTGGGTGGAGTCGACAATGTCGTGTCGATCGAGCCATGCGTAACCCGGCTACGGTGTCAGGTTCGTCGTTGCGAGCAGGTCGATGAGCAAGCTTTGCGCCGGGCTGGAGCGCACGGGGTCACCGTGCAAGGACATAGCGTTCAGGTTATCGTCGGCCCGGACGCTGACCTGCTGGCTTCAGATCTGGAGGACTTATGGGAAGAAGATCGCGAATCCTGA
- a CDS encoding PTS transporter subunit EIIB, whose translation MSKAEQILAALGGDDNIDDLEACITRLRVEVDDPSLVDEPALKAAGAFGVVQQGTSVQVVVGPEADTLAEDIEDLR comes from the coding sequence ATGAGCAAGGCAGAACAGATCCTGGCAGCCCTTGGCGGCGACGACAACATCGACGACCTCGAGGCTTGCATCACCCGACTGCGCGTCGAGGTCGACGATCCGAGCCTCGTTGATGAGCCTGCGCTCAAGGCTGCTGGTGCCTTCGGCGTTGTCCAGCAGGGTACGTCCGTTCAGGTCGTTGTTGGCCCCGAGGCCGACACTCTGGCCGAGGACATTGAGGATCTGCGCTGA
- a CDS encoding PTS glucose transporter subunit IIA, whose translation MTAIASPLDGTLMPLSEVPDPVFAQGLVGPGVALEPTGEGDVTVVAPVAGRIVKLHPHAFVIQAEGFGVLVHLGIDTVQLDGEGFTLHAEEGHEVVVGDPLITWNPAGVVAGGRSAVCPIVVLDASSGRIGDAAVTGERIACGDQLFQWLDVPEQDANVCAQHD comes from the coding sequence ATGACCGCTATCGCATCTCCTCTCGACGGCACCCTGATGCCGTTGTCCGAGGTTCCTGATCCGGTCTTTGCGCAGGGTCTCGTGGGGCCCGGTGTTGCCCTCGAACCCACGGGTGAGGGCGACGTCACTGTAGTGGCTCCGGTGGCAGGACGCATTGTCAAGCTGCACCCGCACGCTTTCGTCATCCAGGCAGAGGGGTTCGGGGTACTCGTACACCTTGGCATTGACACCGTCCAGCTCGATGGGGAGGGGTTCACCCTTCATGCTGAGGAGGGTCACGAGGTCGTCGTGGGAGACCCACTCATCACCTGGAATCCGGCCGGGGTCGTTGCGGGTGGCCGCAGTGCGGTCTGCCCGATCGTCGTCCTCGACGCTTCCAGCGGAAGGATCGGTGACGCCGCTGTTACCGGGGAGCGGATTGCCTGCGGCGATCAATTGTTCCAGTGGTTGGACGTTCCTGAGCAGGATGCCAATGTCTGTGCCCAGCACGACTGA
- a CDS encoding YagU family protein, giving the protein MSVPSTTDRARRHPEVAALVGVVAGIFSAIVKFGWEVPFPPRTPERNATNPPQQLLEQLGFSDHFAHTLVYFNGNGLPVMSFIIHFGFAIFFGVAYCVGAERFPKITLWQGVAFGVVVYVVFHVIVMPGLGTVPAPWHQPWQEHLSELLGHIVWMWSIEVVRRDLRSRITGEPDPWVEPSMTAGR; this is encoded by the coding sequence ATGTCTGTGCCCAGCACGACTGATCGGGCCCGTCGTCACCCTGAGGTAGCGGCTCTGGTAGGGGTTGTCGCCGGAATTTTCTCGGCGATCGTCAAGTTTGGGTGGGAAGTGCCTTTCCCACCGCGCACCCCTGAGCGAAACGCAACGAATCCGCCCCAGCAATTGTTGGAGCAGCTGGGATTCAGCGATCACTTTGCCCACACGCTGGTGTATTTCAACGGCAATGGCTTGCCGGTTATGAGCTTCATCATTCACTTCGGATTTGCCATCTTCTTCGGCGTCGCGTATTGCGTTGGCGCTGAACGGTTCCCGAAAATCACACTATGGCAGGGCGTTGCGTTTGGTGTCGTCGTCTACGTCGTCTTTCACGTCATCGTGATGCCGGGATTGGGTACCGTTCCGGCGCCGTGGCACCAGCCGTGGCAGGAACATCTCAGTGAGTTGTTGGGTCACATCGTCTGGATGTGGAGCATCGAGGTCGTGCGCCGTGACCTGCGTAGCCGCATCACTGGCGAGCCCGATCCGTGGGTTGAGCCATCGATGACAGCAGGACGATAA
- a CDS encoding glycosyltransferase 87 family protein, translated as MPRPTDLKIYRDCVRAMLNDPKALYTASSVSGLGFTYPPFAAIALTPLALIPSLPVTILHYGVSAIALAIMIDLIWRRCGHKPQPLLTAIFVAVLNFSEPIGKTFVYGQVNLQLAALVVIDVFLLPRRWRGVGVGVATGFKLTPGIFALWYLVTGQFKAALRAAAAGLVTIAIGLAVMPTASWEYWTHYMLTPNRLGGLTWAGNQSLSGMLLRLGHGNLTLVWLVLVALCCALAGIASRRLWQESGADQVWSLLCAGLCGCLVSPVSWSHHWVWGSLIIVAGLADRRRCQQVLALIWALATLTWMVWWFPAGRNRELTAAWWQKILTDAYEFVGVATLIVLLSSMAQPTDRARQ; from the coding sequence ATGCCGCGCCCAACCGACCTAAAGATATACCGCGACTGCGTACGCGCTATGTTGAATGATCCGAAAGCGCTATACACTGCGTCATCGGTCAGTGGTCTGGGGTTTACCTACCCACCCTTCGCGGCGATCGCCCTCACCCCATTAGCTCTGATTCCGTCTCTGCCGGTAACGATCCTCCACTATGGTGTCAGTGCAATCGCTCTTGCCATCATGATTGATCTCATCTGGCGCCGTTGCGGGCACAAGCCTCAGCCATTGCTGACGGCCATCTTCGTCGCAGTCTTGAACTTTAGCGAACCCATTGGGAAAACTTTTGTTTATGGACAGGTTAACCTGCAATTAGCCGCCCTCGTCGTTATTGACGTATTCCTGCTGCCTCGGAGGTGGCGCGGGGTGGGGGTCGGAGTGGCCACCGGATTCAAGCTCACTCCGGGCATCTTCGCCCTCTGGTATCTCGTCACGGGTCAATTCAAGGCAGCGCTTCGAGCCGCCGCGGCTGGTCTAGTCACGATCGCCATCGGGCTCGCGGTGATGCCCACAGCATCTTGGGAGTACTGGACCCACTACATGCTCACGCCGAACCGTCTGGGTGGGCTCACCTGGGCGGGCAATCAATCACTTTCGGGCATGTTGCTGCGCCTAGGCCATGGCAACCTCACACTCGTGTGGCTAGTTCTAGTCGCGCTGTGCTGCGCACTTGCCGGTATTGCATCTCGGCGGTTGTGGCAAGAAAGTGGGGCTGACCAGGTGTGGTCCCTGTTATGCGCCGGGCTGTGCGGATGCTTGGTGAGTCCCGTGTCATGGTCGCACCACTGGGTATGGGGGTCCTTAATCATCGTCGCCGGACTAGCCGACCGTCGTCGTTGCCAGCAGGTTCTAGCCCTCATTTGGGCTTTAGCCACACTGACATGGATGGTCTGGTGGTTTCCTGCCGGTCGTAACCGAGAACTCACCGCAGCATGGTGGCAGAAGATCCTGACCGACGCCTACGAATTCGTCGGCGTCGCTACCCTTATCGTCCTGCTGTCATCGATGGCTCAACCCACGGATCGGGCTCGCCAGTGA
- a CDS encoding ABC-F family ATP-binding cassette domain-containing protein: MAGTNIVNADRISKSWGTRTVLSEVSLGLSTGDVIGVVGRNGDGKSTLLALLTGSLEPDSGTVTRTNGISIGVLAQAETRRDQTVRDLVVGGQPDHVWAANREARPIVEDMLSDIDLDRAMADLSGGERRRAALVSIMLGDHDLLVLDEPTNHLDVEAVAWLAGHLRHLQERGVAMLVVSHDRWFLDEICTDIWEVHDATVEAYQGGYSAYTLARVERARIAASNEAKRQNLARKELAWLRRGAPARSSKPRYRVEAANALIADVPEPRDKLQLARFSATRLGKDVLDLNDVTVTVSSDELGERTLLDKVTCSIGPGDRIGLVGVNGAGKTTLLNLFDGSRKPDSGRVKQGKTLRLAHLRQEVDDLDSTMTVLESVNDVKARTKLATGRDASATDLLEGFGFTGQKLVTRIGDLSGGERRRLQLLRLLMDEPNVLLLDEPTNDLDIDTLRLLEDYLDSWPGTLIVVSHDRWFLERVCDVVWALMGDGTVALLPGGISQYLEHRRDRKTGPSKSSRVGSTSRADEPKISAAELRQARKDMDRLDRQMGKVRDELAALHEEMATKADDYQALVHLQTKANELDAPMTSLEEQWLETADIVEDQ; this comes from the coding sequence TTGGCCGGCACAAATATCGTCAACGCCGATCGCATCTCAAAGTCCTGGGGCACCCGAACGGTCCTCTCAGAGGTGTCTCTGGGGCTATCAACCGGGGACGTCATCGGCGTCGTGGGCCGCAACGGGGACGGCAAATCTACCCTCTTAGCCCTCCTCACTGGTTCCCTAGAACCCGACTCCGGGACAGTGACGCGTACTAATGGCATTTCCATAGGAGTGCTCGCCCAAGCTGAAACCCGCAGGGATCAGACCGTCCGCGACCTCGTCGTCGGAGGCCAACCCGACCACGTTTGGGCAGCTAACCGCGAGGCTCGTCCCATCGTCGAGGACATGCTTTCCGATATTGACCTCGACCGCGCTATGGCCGATCTTTCCGGTGGGGAACGACGGCGGGCTGCGCTGGTTTCAATCATGCTCGGAGACCACGACTTACTTGTTCTTGACGAGCCCACCAACCACCTCGACGTCGAGGCGGTGGCCTGGTTGGCCGGCCACCTGCGCCACCTACAGGAGCGCGGCGTGGCAATGCTCGTCGTCTCACACGACCGTTGGTTTCTTGACGAGATCTGCACTGACATCTGGGAGGTCCACGACGCCACCGTCGAGGCTTATCAGGGCGGATACTCGGCCTACACCTTAGCCCGGGTAGAACGAGCGCGCATCGCCGCCAGCAACGAGGCCAAGCGTCAAAATCTGGCGCGTAAAGAATTGGCGTGGTTGCGACGGGGAGCCCCTGCCCGTAGCTCCAAACCGCGTTACCGAGTCGAGGCGGCCAACGCCCTCATCGCCGATGTCCCCGAGCCCCGCGACAAGCTACAGCTAGCACGCTTTTCCGCGACACGGCTGGGTAAAGATGTGCTGGACCTCAACGATGTCACCGTCACCGTGTCCTCCGACGAGCTTGGCGAGCGCACCCTGCTTGACAAAGTGACCTGCTCGATCGGCCCGGGCGACCGGATCGGCCTGGTCGGCGTCAATGGAGCTGGTAAGACCACCTTGCTCAACCTCTTTGACGGCTCTCGTAAGCCCGACTCAGGCCGGGTCAAACAGGGAAAGACCCTGCGACTGGCCCACCTGCGTCAGGAAGTTGATGACCTCGACTCAACAATGACCGTCCTAGAATCCGTCAACGACGTCAAAGCGAGAACGAAACTAGCCACCGGCCGTGATGCCTCCGCCACTGATCTCCTCGAAGGATTCGGGTTTACCGGGCAGAAACTCGTTACCCGTATCGGCGATCTTTCAGGTGGCGAGCGGCGTCGTCTTCAACTGCTGCGCCTCCTCATGGACGAACCCAATGTGCTCCTCCTCGACGAGCCGACCAACGACCTCGACATTGACACCCTGCGCCTACTCGAGGACTACCTCGATTCCTGGCCCGGCACACTGATCGTCGTTTCCCATGACAGATGGTTCCTGGAACGGGTCTGCGACGTAGTTTGGGCTCTCATGGGAGATGGCACGGTAGCGCTCCTGCCCGGGGGGATTTCCCAATATCTAGAGCACCGCCGCGACCGTAAAACCGGCCCCTCGAAATCAAGCCGGGTAGGCAGTACGTCCCGGGCCGACGAGCCAAAGATAAGCGCCGCCGAGCTACGCCAGGCCCGCAAGGACATGGACAGGCTCGATCGTCAGATGGGAAAGGTCCGCGATGAGCTGGCTGCCCTGCATGAGGAAATGGCCACCAAAGCCGACGACTACCAAGCCTTGGTACATCTCCAGACGAAGGCCAACGAACTCGACGCGCCGATGACTTCCCTTGAGGAACAGTGGCTCGAGACCGCCGACATTGTGGAGGATCAGTGA
- a CDS encoding DUF4191 domain-containing protein produces the protein MPKSQAAKELAAKQKAQAKAEKERRKHSDNPKDWGTGKQLVETFKLTRQVDPQLLWWVIGSFVAGVVVFTVLGLILTDLWWAWLIVGIFAGAAAAMWVFQWRAKRSMYARFKGQTGSAEVALSLLDKKKWTSTPAIAFTRQQDVVHRAVGPGGIVLIGEGHGNGLRNLLATETKRHEQVAYGTPVTSIIMGDGKGQVPLEDLDKHIKKLPKTLSTSQVDEVVNRLKALDAMRPKVPLPKGPMPSSMKGARAAMRGR, from the coding sequence ATGCCCAAGAGCCAGGCAGCCAAGGAACTCGCCGCGAAGCAGAAAGCCCAGGCGAAGGCTGAGAAGGAGCGCCGCAAGCACTCCGACAACCCCAAGGACTGGGGCACCGGAAAGCAGCTTGTCGAGACGTTCAAGCTAACCCGCCAGGTTGATCCTCAGCTCCTCTGGTGGGTCATTGGCTCCTTTGTAGCAGGCGTCGTGGTGTTCACCGTCCTCGGTCTTATCCTCACCGATCTGTGGTGGGCATGGCTCATCGTTGGCATCTTTGCTGGTGCCGCTGCCGCTATGTGGGTCTTCCAGTGGCGCGCTAAGCGTTCCATGTATGCCCGGTTCAAGGGCCAGACCGGGTCAGCCGAGGTTGCCCTGTCTCTGCTCGACAAGAAGAAGTGGACCTCCACCCCCGCGATCGCGTTTACCCGGCAGCAGGATGTCGTTCACCGCGCTGTCGGTCCGGGCGGAATTGTCCTCATCGGCGAGGGGCACGGTAACGGCCTGCGTAACCTGCTGGCCACCGAAACCAAGCGCCACGAGCAGGTCGCCTACGGCACTCCGGTGACGTCGATCATCATGGGCGACGGCAAAGGCCAGGTACCGCTAGAAGACCTCGACAAGCACATTAAGAAACTGCCCAAGACCCTCAGCACGAGTCAGGTGGACGAGGTCGTCAATCGTCTCAAGGCCCTTGACGCCATGCGCCCCAAAGTGCCGCTTCCTAAGGGCCCAATGCCAAGTTCTATGAAGGGCGCTCGCGCCGCCATGCGAGGACGCTGA
- a CDS encoding exo-alpha-sialidase, with protein sequence MVSTANDTLVIGCDANRATTGDSADNIDALIRRKPNASRYSISDGWEAPSLIKPLEMRDYSNKYGYAPASSSVIDGAIIEDSVRHRLMIVIDLWAWNGGVFEHLNVSPDGSVNGGRPRKFPLGDGFATVAGRDMLLLSTHNVTGDADGLRGNINLNIDRSQFDLVADLDGPRDKHGRIQIYELIGIPRPYTTAGVDDSNLALGRRSRYSLDDGFNLFEAGIPLYVFQHGSARITPMRVFYKDSILQVFNTNHIVEIYSYDDGRTWNMGKLVTRQFRPVDSRYTLVAPGRSIQIRAGEHAGRIVVPTYMMLPAGISCTTVYTDDGGETWQRGTPMPATIDLHESAITEVLPGVLRSFNRHSASSGGKVLTAESVDGGHSWSTLTSAFGDDDQGVACQVSALMLKQTIASPTTGEQLPALIVVSADDRRRRHGIAHVAVVHRSSRTFGPRSELEWVSHADITSPQTLFAYSSIAQLSDGRVLVLFESSPTDSWADGLQRMYLQELAS encoded by the coding sequence ATGGTGTCTACGGCCAATGACACATTGGTCATAGGCTGCGATGCAAATCGCGCGACAACAGGCGACTCCGCCGACAATATCGATGCCCTGATTCGCAGAAAACCCAATGCATCCCGTTACTCAATCTCCGACGGTTGGGAAGCCCCGTCACTGATAAAACCATTGGAGATGCGAGATTATTCGAACAAGTATGGGTACGCCCCCGCATCATCCTCCGTCATCGACGGCGCCATCATCGAGGATTCAGTTCGACATCGACTGATGATCGTCATTGATCTCTGGGCCTGGAACGGCGGAGTATTCGAACACCTCAACGTCTCCCCAGATGGCTCCGTCAACGGTGGGCGCCCGCGAAAGTTCCCCCTGGGAGATGGCTTCGCCACCGTTGCCGGACGTGACATGCTCCTGCTCTCGACGCACAACGTCACAGGGGACGCCGACGGATTGAGGGGAAATATCAATCTGAACATCGACCGTTCCCAATTCGACCTCGTAGCTGACCTCGACGGCCCCCGCGACAAGCACGGTCGCATTCAGATTTATGAATTAATCGGTATACCTCGCCCGTACACCACCGCCGGAGTCGATGACTCAAATCTCGCTCTAGGACGACGATCAAGATACTCCTTGGACGACGGTTTCAACCTCTTCGAAGCAGGAATTCCTCTGTACGTGTTCCAGCACGGTTCAGCTCGCATCACTCCGATGCGCGTCTTCTACAAGGACTCGATCCTTCAGGTCTTCAACACCAATCACATCGTGGAGATCTACTCATATGACGATGGCCGAACTTGGAACATGGGAAAACTGGTGACACGGCAGTTCAGACCCGTAGATTCTCGATACACGCTCGTCGCACCAGGTCGGTCCATTCAAATCCGCGCAGGGGAACATGCCGGACGCATCGTCGTTCCGACTTACATGATGCTACCTGCAGGAATTTCGTGCACCACTGTATACACCGACGATGGTGGGGAAACGTGGCAGCGGGGAACCCCGATGCCAGCCACTATCGACCTCCACGAAAGCGCGATCACAGAGGTTCTACCCGGCGTATTGCGCAGCTTCAACCGACATTCCGCTTCTTCCGGTGGGAAGGTGCTGACCGCCGAGAGCGTGGATGGCGGCCATTCCTGGAGTACGCTGACTTCCGCGTTCGGCGACGACGACCAAGGCGTCGCATGCCAAGTCTCCGCGCTCATGCTGAAGCAAACCATCGCATCACCTACGACCGGGGAACAGCTCCCTGCGCTCATTGTCGTCTCAGCAGATGATCGCAGGCGTCGACATGGCATTGCCCATGTGGCAGTTGTCCATCGATCCTCGAGAACGTTCGGACCGCGCTCCGAACTTGAATGGGTGAGTCACGCCGACATCACGAGCCCACAGACCCTCTTCGCCTATTCCTCGATCGCCCAGTTGTCTGACGGACGTGTTCTCGTGCTCTTCGAATCGTCACCTACGGACTCGTGGGCGGACGGGCTCCAACGTATGTACCTGCAGGAACTGGCGTCCTGA
- a CDS encoding sialidase family protein encodes MTITDTYTEELAIDLTGSALLPARKGMDVQRIDGEDGSLLVEFSATSSGCLFELVGKNGRLSVDVDEDRLLGRIDLNGESRSLDAEDALGMADGTIHSVGLTADETGTHLFADGYETFSATLRVWCQDLGATNIVINPSGVLDVRRFKMWNSALSLQAMAAKAPTATPFVEFAGSELSARDARRIGELAHGALRARTRLRGKGQGGTVLAAQGSAGELSFEIVNGDLLLHVEVDDEPIAHVRAPGKWDDGNWHDLVAISGRGAIDLYVDGFLVAHEPGEAFFADLGKVERVTVGKDLEGARLFGEAQTASIFSSALTDAQVKRLANVAPLRTQALFDTGYLGSKSYRIPSLIRLDSGSFIAGADQRVSIANDSPNDINFVIRRSEDGRRWDEAQIVLEYPGEGALGASVIDSVLFQDHNSGRVFCLIDQFPGGVGQPNAEPGSGFDEQGRQLLFDRDATAYVIDAEGIVTTESGEPTDYTVDETGNVFAAGAPAGNIHLATGVDPHESLLTLRTCNLILIHSDDDGRTWSRPINLNPALKQPWMRFLGTSPGNGIQLEHGTHRGRLLAPVYYNHEEGKTFSCAAVYSDDGGQTWNLGKSPNDERELFGKIVSSRNLNDDRGSTHESALVETPDGVVHSFMRNQHPSGRVAHAASVDGGETWGEVTFVEQLTEIFSQPNAISVRDELGTESVVFANASMMLPFRGCGVLRQSFDGGKTWPHNRVLNPRHHVYQCMTQQDEQTLLVLWEREWQGLFLTEVPLSWLTTSRSTLE; translated from the coding sequence ATGACTATTACTGATACTTATACCGAGGAATTGGCGATTGACCTTACTGGGAGCGCCTTGCTGCCGGCCCGAAAGGGCATGGACGTGCAACGAATCGACGGCGAGGACGGCTCACTTCTCGTGGAATTCAGCGCGACGTCCTCCGGATGCCTGTTCGAGCTTGTCGGAAAGAACGGACGGTTATCAGTCGATGTGGATGAAGACCGCTTGCTTGGCCGTATAGATCTGAACGGAGAATCTCGCAGTCTCGACGCCGAGGATGCGCTGGGCATGGCAGATGGCACGATTCACTCCGTCGGACTCACCGCCGATGAAACTGGGACGCATTTGTTTGCAGACGGTTACGAAACATTCTCCGCCACATTGCGGGTATGGTGCCAGGATCTGGGAGCAACCAATATTGTCATCAATCCGTCGGGCGTCCTCGACGTACGGCGATTCAAGATGTGGAACTCAGCCCTGTCCTTGCAAGCTATGGCGGCCAAGGCGCCGACGGCAACACCGTTCGTCGAGTTCGCTGGTTCTGAGCTGTCGGCCCGCGACGCACGCCGTATCGGAGAACTCGCTCATGGCGCGCTCCGAGCAAGGACCCGCCTTCGTGGCAAAGGCCAGGGTGGAACCGTCCTCGCAGCCCAAGGGAGCGCCGGTGAACTGTCCTTCGAGATCGTCAACGGCGACCTGCTCCTGCACGTGGAAGTGGACGATGAACCCATCGCCCACGTGCGCGCTCCAGGCAAGTGGGACGACGGAAACTGGCATGACCTGGTAGCAATCAGTGGCCGGGGTGCCATTGATCTCTATGTTGACGGTTTCCTCGTGGCTCACGAGCCTGGTGAGGCATTCTTTGCCGATCTTGGCAAGGTGGAAAGGGTGACCGTCGGGAAGGACCTCGAAGGAGCACGGCTATTCGGGGAAGCGCAGACGGCGTCCATCTTCAGCAGTGCGCTAACCGACGCCCAAGTCAAACGCCTAGCCAACGTGGCTCCTCTACGTACCCAAGCTCTCTTCGACACGGGATATCTGGGCTCGAAAAGTTACCGGATCCCATCGCTCATCAGACTTGATTCCGGAAGCTTCATCGCCGGGGCAGACCAACGTGTCAGCATTGCCAACGACAGCCCCAACGACATCAATTTCGTCATCCGTCGCAGCGAAGACGGTCGTCGGTGGGACGAGGCCCAGATAGTCCTCGAGTATCCCGGCGAGGGCGCCCTCGGAGCATCGGTTATCGACTCAGTTCTGTTCCAAGACCACAACTCGGGGCGCGTGTTCTGCTTGATCGACCAGTTCCCGGGTGGCGTGGGGCAGCCTAACGCCGAACCAGGGTCGGGCTTCGATGAGCAAGGTCGGCAGCTTCTGTTCGATCGCGATGCAACCGCCTACGTCATCGATGCAGAAGGCATCGTAACAACCGAGTCGGGGGAACCCACGGACTACACCGTTGACGAAACCGGAAACGTCTTCGCAGCCGGTGCCCCCGCCGGCAATATCCACTTGGCCACCGGAGTGGACCCCCACGAGTCCCTGCTGACCCTACGGACCTGCAACCTCATCCTCATCCACAGTGATGACGACGGACGGACATGGTCACGACCTATCAACCTGAACCCGGCTCTCAAGCAGCCTTGGATGCGGTTCCTCGGTACGTCACCGGGCAACGGAATTCAGTTGGAACACGGGACGCACCGAGGCCGACTCCTGGCACCGGTCTACTACAACCACGAGGAGGGAAAAACCTTTTCATGTGCCGCGGTGTACAGCGATGACGGGGGCCAGACATGGAACCTCGGTAAGTCACCGAATGACGAGCGCGAACTTTTCGGAAAGATCGTCAGTTCTCGAAATCTCAACGATGATCGCGGCTCGACCCATGAGTCAGCGTTAGTAGAAACCCCTGACGGGGTCGTGCACTCCTTCATGCGCAACCAACATCCCTCCGGACGGGTGGCGCACGCGGCCAGCGTCGACGGCGGCGAAACATGGGGCGAGGTGACGTTCGTCGAGCAACTGACCGAAATCTTCTCCCAGCCCAATGCCATTTCTGTCCGGGATGAGCTTGGAACCGAATCGGTGGTCTTTGCCAATGCGTCGATGATGCTCCCGTTCCGGGGTTGTGGTGTGCTGCGTCAAAGTTTCGACGGAGGCAAGACCTGGCCGCACAACCGCGTGCTCAACCCTCGCCATCATGTGTACCAATGCATGACTCAGCAAGACGAACAGACCCTGCTCGTATTGTGGGAACGGGAGTGGCAAGGCTTGTTCCTGACAGAGGTCCCGTTGTCATGGCTTACCACTTCGCGCAGCACGCTGGAGTGA